One window of the Eucalyptus grandis isolate ANBG69807.140 chromosome 6, ASM1654582v1, whole genome shotgun sequence genome contains the following:
- the LOC104449655 gene encoding 2-oxoisovalerate dehydrogenase subunit alpha 1, mitochondrial translates to MATWLRRTRAVAHYLRRSSGRPSSSRVVLDRQGAPLPAVPPLGSVGIGGAAGRISPAPFPVFSAKRLESTRAEKHLVSVHEAEDDDTVEDDDDDDAQVLDFPGGKVAFTSRMQFIAESAEERVPCYRVLDDYGQQIENDCSAQVNEELAVKMYTDMVTLQIMDAVFFEAQRQGRISFYLTSMGEEAINIASAAALTDDDVVMPQYREQGVLLWRGFTLQEFANQCFGNKVDYGKGRQMPIHYGSNKHNYFTVSSPIATQIPQAVGAAHSLKMDKRSACVAAYFGDGSTSEGDFHAGLNFAAVMEAPVIFICRNNGWAISTHTREQFRSDGIVVRGQAYGIRSIRVDGNDALAVYSAVREAREMAIKDQMPILVEALTYRVGHHSTSDDSTKYRPMDEIEYWKMSRNPVNRFRKWVESNTWWDDKKEVELRNNIRKQVLQAIQTAETYEKPPLSDLFRDVYDTLPSNLHEQESQLRETIKRHPKDYPLDVPV, encoded by the exons ATGGCAACTTGGCTCCGCAGGACAAGAGCCGTCGCTCATTACCTCCGAAGAAGCAGCGGGCGCCCTTCGTCGTCGCGTGTGGTTCTTGATCGCCAGGGGGCGCCCCTGCCCGCCGTGCCACCTCTCGGGAGCGTTGGGATTGGAGGCGCGGCCGGGAGGATCTCGCCGGCCCCGTTCCCGGTCTTCTCGGCCAAGCGCCTTGAGTCCACCAGAGCCGAGAAGCATCTCGTGTCGGTGCATGAAGCGGAAGACGATGAtactgttgaggatgatgatgatgatgatgctcaG GTCTTGGATTTCCCTGGTGGAAAGGTTGCGTTTACCTCCAGAATGCAATTCATAGCAGAGTCGGCCGAGGAGAGAGTACCGTGTTATCGAGTGCTTGATGACTATGGACAGCAAATTGAGAATGATTGCTCTGCCCAG GTGAACGAGGAACTCGCCGTGAAAATGTATACGGATATGGTCACCCTGCAGATCATGGACGCCGTATTCTTTGAAGCACAAAGGCAAGGTCGGATATCGTTCTATCTCACATCGATGGGGGAAGAAGCTATTAACATAGCATCCGCAGCTGCCCTTACGGATGATGACGTTGTCATGCCTCAG TACCGAGAACAGGGCGTCTTGCTGTGGCGCGGTTTCACGTTACAAGAGTTTGCTAACCAGTGTTTCGGTAACAAGGTCGACTATGGAAAAGGTCGACAGATGCCAATTCATTATGGATCTAATAAGCACAATTATTTCACTGTGTCATCGCCAATCGC AACACAAATTCCTCAAGCTGTTGGTGCTGCGCATTCTCTTAAGATGGATAAGAGAAGTGCATGCGTGGCTGCATATTTTGGTGATGGCAGCACTAGTGAG GGAGATTTCCATGCTGGCTTGAACTTTGCAGCGGTCATGGAAGCCCCGGTCATTTTCATCTGTCGAAATAACGGATGGGCGATCAGTACCCACACAAGAGAACAATTTCGAA GTGACGGCATTGTTGTAAGGGGTCAAGCATATGGAATTCGTAGCATTCGAGTGGATGGTAACGATGCTCTTGCTGTTTATTCCGCAGTACGTGAAGCTCGTGAAATGGCAATCAAGGATCAAATGCCTATATTAGTTGAG GCCTTGACTTACCGAGTAGGACACCACTCCACATCAGACGATTCGACAAAGTATCGACCCATGGATGAAATTGAATACTGGAAAATGTCGCGAAACCCTGTAAATAGATTCAGAAAATGGGTTGAAAGTAACACGTGGTGGGACGATAAAAAGGAGGTGGAGCTTCGAAATAACATCAGAAAGCAG GTACTCCAAGCAATTCAGACTGCAGAGACGTATGAGAAACCTCCGTTA